One genomic segment of bacterium includes these proteins:
- a CDS encoding kynureninase, giving the protein MNFKPEELFNSPNKLAAHYSKFKVEERMLFTGHSHQAWPDCGFEAQQEAWIDAANLVDDKWDKAFQKAEEVKTGYSKLLGDNSGYITIAPSTHDLLIKLFSGLPLKDKPRIVTTDGEFHSIRRQLDRLSEEGIEIVRVQSLPVSEVVEKLISACKPPKQEKTSAVYVSSVFFNSGLILRGLTELAEFCDKNNIPLIIDAYHHLNVVPFSVKENKLQNTFIVGGGYKYCQLGEGNAFLRFPKDCSLRPVITGWFSEFSVMSEKKKPGEILYGEKGDLFAGATYDPTSNYRAARVFQFFNEMNLSPEFLRGVSQHQIGLLIDEFDKLDLDPKIIKRDTTVSPENIAGFLVLYSEFAGKVSEKLKEKNVWTDYRGNVLRFGPAPYISDEQIKEAMKILGNVIESL; this is encoded by the coding sequence ATGAATTTTAAACCTGAAGAACTCTTCAATTCTCCAAATAAACTTGCTGCTCATTATTCCAAATTTAAAGTTGAAGAGAGAATGTTATTTACAGGTCATTCACATCAAGCCTGGCCTGACTGCGGATTTGAAGCTCAGCAGGAAGCGTGGATTGATGCAGCAAATCTTGTCGATGACAAATGGGATAAAGCTTTTCAAAAAGCAGAAGAAGTAAAAACAGGCTATTCAAAACTTCTTGGTGATAATTCCGGGTACATAACCATTGCGCCGAGCACCCACGACCTGTTAATAAAATTATTTTCAGGACTACCTCTGAAAGATAAACCAAGAATCGTTACAACAGATGGTGAATTTCATTCTATTCGCCGCCAGCTTGACCGTTTAAGTGAGGAAGGAATTGAAATAGTGAGAGTTCAATCGCTACCTGTTTCAGAAGTTGTTGAAAAATTAATTTCTGCATGCAAACCTCCGAAACAAGAAAAGACTTCTGCGGTTTATGTGTCATCTGTGTTTTTTAATTCCGGATTAATTCTTCGTGGATTAACAGAGCTTGCCGAATTCTGTGACAAAAACAATATTCCTCTGATTATCGATGCTTATCATCATCTGAATGTTGTTCCATTTTCGGTAAAAGAAAACAAATTACAAAATACTTTCATCGTCGGAGGTGGATATAAATACTGCCAGCTTGGTGAAGGAAATGCGTTTTTAAGATTTCCGAAAGACTGCAGTTTACGACCGGTAATTACAGGCTGGTTCAGTGAGTTTAGTGTGATGTCAGAAAAGAAAAAGCCGGGAGAAATTTTATACGGAGAGAAAGGTGATTTATTTGCAGGTGCAACTTATGATCCAACTAGTAATTACAGAGCTGCCAGAGTTTTTCAGTTTTTCAATGAGATGAATCTTTCTCCGGAATTTTTGAGAGGAGTAAGTCAGCATCAAATAGGTTTATTGATAGATGAATTTGATAAGCTCGATCTCGATCCAAAAATAATTAAAAGAGATACAACCGTTTCTCCAGAAAATATTGCAGGCTTTCTTGTTCTTTATTCTGAATTTGCCGGAAAAGTTTCTGAAAAGCTGAAAGAAAAAAATGTGTGGACAGATTACCGTGGTAATGTTTTGCGTTTTGGTCCTGCACCATATATTTCTGATGAGCAGATTAAAGAAGCAATGAAGATTTTAGGAAATGTTATTGAAAGTCTTTGA
- a CDS encoding ABC transporter ATP-binding protein produces MAQDIFSEDEVLGKAYDAKLMKRLLRFIEPYKKYVIFAIVLNVFVAILSAIGPMLTKIAVDDYISKSDYNGLLLISLILLGSLILQATIQYFLTYFTQFIGQKTLYDIRTKIFNHIQTLALKFFDRTPIGRLVTRATNDVEALAELFSSGIVMVFYDIFVIIGILVFMFFMDVSLSLVTLTVLPILIYGTFLFRKKARESYRDVRLYLARLNAYMQEHVTGMSVVQIFNKQNDEFKKFSSINDDYKRTNIKSIFYYAVFYPGVELLSAIAVGLIIWYGGGEVVQNALTIGVLFAFIQYTEMFFRPIRDLSEKYNIMQTAMASSERIFKLLDNKTIIKNPDNPVKLGNVEGSVEFKNVWFAYNGEDYVLKDISFNINPGETVAIVGHTGAGKTSIINTFTRFYDINKGKILLDGIEIEKIDKKELRKYISMVLQDVFLFSGTIKSNINLNDESITDEQVIEAARIVGADKFIEMLPNKYDEEVKERGATLSVGQKQLISFARALAYNPKILILDEATSSIDTETEHLIKQAIEKLLVGRTAIVIAHRLSTIQNADKIIVLHKGEIRETGNHQQLLAKKGIYYKLYQLQYKDQEILAS; encoded by the coding sequence ATGGCACAAGACATTTTCAGCGAAGATGAAGTTTTAGGTAAAGCGTATGACGCAAAATTGATGAAGCGTCTGCTTCGCTTTATTGAACCGTACAAGAAGTACGTAATTTTCGCGATTGTACTAAATGTATTCGTGGCAATACTCAGTGCAATCGGGCCAATGTTAACAAAAATTGCTGTTGATGATTATATCAGTAAATCTGATTACAATGGACTTCTCCTAATCAGTCTAATACTTTTAGGTTCTTTAATTCTTCAGGCAACAATACAATACTTCCTGACGTACTTTACTCAGTTTATCGGGCAAAAAACTTTGTATGATATCAGGACAAAAATCTTCAATCACATTCAAACACTCGCATTAAAATTTTTTGACAGAACACCAATCGGCAGGTTAGTAACTCGTGCCACAAATGATGTTGAAGCTCTTGCTGAACTGTTTTCTTCCGGTATTGTGATGGTATTTTATGATATCTTCGTAATTATCGGAATACTCGTGTTCATGTTTTTTATGGATGTTTCCTTGTCACTAGTTACACTTACCGTGCTTCCAATTTTAATTTACGGTACTTTCTTGTTCAGGAAAAAAGCACGCGAAAGCTATCGTGATGTACGACTGTATCTCGCAAGATTAAATGCATATATGCAGGAACACGTAACAGGAATGAGTGTTGTTCAGATTTTCAACAAGCAGAATGATGAGTTTAAAAAATTCTCATCAATAAATGATGATTACAAAAGAACAAATATCAAATCGATTTTTTATTACGCTGTATTTTATCCCGGTGTGGAGCTTTTAAGCGCAATCGCCGTTGGTCTGATAATATGGTACGGCGGAGGCGAAGTGGTACAGAATGCCCTGACAATCGGAGTTCTCTTTGCATTTATTCAATATACCGAGATGTTTTTCAGACCAATCCGTGATCTTTCCGAAAAGTACAACATAATGCAGACTGCAATGGCTTCATCCGAAAGGATATTTAAACTACTGGATAACAAGACAATAATTAAGAATCCTGATAATCCCGTAAAACTCGGAAATGTGGAAGGAAGCGTAGAGTTCAAAAATGTATGGTTTGCTTACAACGGTGAAGATTATGTTTTAAAAGATATTTCATTCAATATTAATCCGGGTGAAACGGTTGCAATTGTTGGTCATACCGGCGCAGGTAAAACAAGTATCATAAATACTTTCACAAGATTTTATGATATAAACAAAGGTAAAATTCTTTTAGATGGAATCGAAATTGAAAAGATTGATAAAAAAGAACTGCGTAAATATATCTCGATGGTGCTGCAGGATGTATTTTTGTTTTCAGGGACGATTAAATCAAACATAAATCTGAATGACGAATCAATAACTGATGAACAGGTAATTGAAGCAGCCAGAATAGTTGGTGCCGATAAATTTATTGAAATGCTTCCCAACAAATATGACGAGGAAGTAAAAGAACGTGGTGCAACTTTAAGTGTTGGTCAAAAGCAGCTGATTTCATTCGCACGCGCACTTGCTTACAATCCAAAAATCCTGATTCTCGATGAAGCAACTTCAAGTATCGACACTGAAACAGAACATCTGATTAAACAAGCTATTGAAAAACTTTTAGTAGGAAGGACTGCTATTGTAATTGCACACAGGCTTTCAACAATACAAAATGCTGATAAAATCATCGTTTTGCACAAAGGTGAGATCAGAGAAACAGGAAACCATCAACAATTGCTTGCAAAAAAGGGAATTTATTATAAATTGTACCAGCTACAATATAAAGATCAGGAAATCCTTGCTTCCTGA
- the waaF gene encoding lipopolysaccharide heptosyltransferase II: protein MVIEYSRIKRILIIRLSSIGDVLLTSPLVRSIKKKYPAIQLDFLLREEFNDLVQNNLYIDVIYNYRRDKSENHSLISSLQSNNYDLVIDLQNNFRSREIVKKLKCPVLKFKKNNLKKFLLVHFKINMLKHADKIPERYAAAAHIQLDEEGLEYFTNQSTDSRFKENESYIGLCCGAKHFTKRWPLEYFIDLGKKLESAGYKVILFGGIDESKSADEIASHLNSAINLCCDSLSQTAANMKICKAVYTNDSGLMHLAAAMEVPVIAFFGSTVKEFGFYPYKAKSIELEIKDLSCRPCTHIGRASCPKSHFKCLKDIKPELAFQSLKNLLAVQ from the coding sequence ATGGTAATTGAATATTCAAGAATAAAAAGAATATTAATCATTCGACTCAGCTCTATCGGTGATGTTTTGTTGACATCACCTTTGGTTCGATCTATCAAAAAAAAATATCCAGCAATTCAATTAGATTTTTTATTGAGAGAAGAGTTCAATGATTTAGTTCAGAATAATCTTTACATAGATGTTATTTATAATTATCGAAGAGATAAATCGGAGAATCATTCGCTAATAAGCTCACTTCAGTCGAATAATTATGATCTCGTAATTGATTTGCAAAATAATTTCAGATCAAGAGAAATCGTCAAAAAGTTGAAATGCCCTGTTCTGAAATTCAAAAAGAACAACTTAAAAAAATTCCTGCTGGTTCATTTCAAAATCAATATGCTCAAACACGCAGATAAAATTCCTGAAAGATATGCAGCTGCTGCTCATATTCAACTTGATGAAGAAGGACTTGAATATTTTACAAACCAATCAACTGATTCCAGATTTAAAGAGAATGAATCCTACATTGGTTTGTGTTGCGGAGCAAAGCATTTCACAAAACGTTGGCCGCTGGAATATTTTATCGATCTCGGAAAGAAACTGGAATCGGCGGGATACAAAGTAATTTTGTTTGGCGGGATAGATGAATCGAAATCTGCTGATGAAATTGCAAGTCATCTCAATAGTGCAATTAATCTTTGCTGCGACAGCTTATCTCAAACAGCAGCAAATATGAAAATTTGTAAAGCAGTTTATACAAACGATTCAGGTTTAATGCATCTTGCAGCAGCTATGGAAGTTCCCGTAATTGCTTTCTTCGGTTCAACAGTAAAAGAATTTGGTTTTTATCCTTACAAAGCAAAAAGCATCGAACTTGAGATTAAAGATCTTTCCTGCAGACCGTGCACACACATTGGAAGAGCGAGCTGTCCTAAAAGTCATTTCAAATGCTTGAAGGATATAAAACCGGAACTAGCATTTCAGAGTTTGAAAAATCTTCTGGCAGTGCAATGA
- a CDS encoding DUF2459 domain-containing protein: MNNLVIFPVIFFFLHTSPRLEVEKSIWECCGFSNESAKQFLQDDSLYTIYLIKQRWHTAIVFHTEDLDTTILPEVKYFSGAELIDIGWGDEAFYQYPGFDWDLAYQALFHSTPSTLRIEGIYISMLEYFNISEIVIELKINNEQLTILLNYIADTVWRDAEENIKILSTQYLNRVYFFKANGEYHLFNTCNTWLANGLKNAGFEIEDNIILTEQLFNEAAKVGTVIKAE, from the coding sequence ATGAATAACTTAGTAATCTTTCCGGTAATTTTCTTTTTTCTGCACACTTCTCCGAGACTCGAAGTGGAGAAATCAATCTGGGAATGTTGCGGATTTTCTAATGAGTCGGCAAAACAATTTCTTCAGGATGATTCACTTTACACTATTTATCTGATTAAGCAAAGATGGCACACCGCTATTGTTTTTCATACTGAAGATCTGGATACAACGATACTGCCTGAAGTAAAATATTTTTCCGGTGCAGAATTAATAGACATCGGCTGGGGTGATGAAGCTTTTTACCAGTATCCGGGTTTCGACTGGGATCTTGCTTACCAGGCACTTTTTCATTCAACACCAAGCACTTTACGAATTGAAGGTATCTACATTTCTATGCTGGAGTATTTTAATATTTCAGAGATAGTAATTGAATTAAAAATTAACAATGAACAATTAACAATTCTTTTAAATTATATTGCTGATACTGTTTGGAGAGATGCTGAAGAAAATATTAAAATTTTAAGCACTCAATACTTAAACAGAGTTTATTTCTTTAAAGCGAACGGAGAGTATCATTTATTTAACACCTGTAATACCTGGCTCGCAAACGGTTTGAAGAATGCCGGATTTGAAATTGAAGATAACATTATCCTTACTGAACAACTTTTTAATGAAGCAGCTAAAGTAGGGACTGTTATCAAAGCCGAATAA
- a CDS encoding isoaspartyl peptidase/L-asparaginase, with the protein MLLLILLILILLLCDLAVSQQLNGKYTIVIHGGAGSMNPNMEESSKQAYLKSLTAALNIGKEILEEGGKSLDAVEQVIRFFEDDSLFNAGRGAVFTSAGTNELDASIMDGRDLSTGAVAGVTIIKNPISLARLVMEKTSHVLFAGKGADDLGIKLGVEIVDPSYFFVYERYEELKKMREKTKGTVGCVAIDQYGNIAAATSTGGRTGKMPGRVGDSPLINAGTYANNKTCGVSATGVGELFIKNTACYQISALMEFKSYTLQQACGEIIFNILPENSGGIIAVDKDYNYELTFNTSSMMRGVATSDGFFEVKIWE; encoded by the coding sequence ATCTTACTCTTAATCTTACTCATACTCATACTCTTACTCTGCGATTTAGCAGTTTCCCAGCAGCTGAATGGGAAATACACAATCGTAATTCACGGTGGTGCCGGATCAATGAATCCAAATATGGAAGAGTCATCAAAGCAAGCGTATCTGAAATCATTAACTGCTGCACTAAATATTGGAAAAGAAATTCTTGAAGAAGGAGGAAAAAGTCTTGATGCAGTTGAGCAGGTTATAAGATTTTTTGAAGACGATTCACTCTTTAATGCAGGAAGAGGTGCAGTGTTTACTTCAGCAGGCACAAATGAATTAGATGCATCGATAATGGATGGGAGAGATTTATCAACAGGTGCAGTTGCCGGGGTAACGATAATTAAAAATCCAATTTCACTGGCAAGACTTGTGATGGAAAAAACTTCACACGTATTATTTGCTGGAAAAGGAGCAGATGATCTTGGTATCAAACTCGGAGTAGAAATAGTTGATCCTTCATACTTTTTTGTTTATGAGAGATATGAAGAACTTAAAAAAATGAGAGAGAAGACAAAAGGAACAGTTGGCTGTGTTGCTATTGATCAGTACGGAAACATTGCTGCAGCAACTTCTACCGGCGGAAGAACAGGTAAAATGCCGGGAAGAGTTGGTGATTCGCCATTAATAAATGCCGGGACTTATGCTAACAACAAAACCTGTGGTGTTTCTGCAACCGGAGTTGGTGAATTGTTTATAAAGAATACCGCATGCTATCAGATTTCTGCACTGATGGAATTTAAGAGTTACACATTGCAGCAAGCTTGTGGTGAAATAATATTTAATATTCTACCCGAAAATTCGGGAGGAATAATTGCAGTTGATAAAGATTATAATTATGAACTTACATTTAATACATCAAGTATGATGCGTGGAGTGGCAACATCTGATGGATTTTTTGAAGTCAAAATCTGGGAATAA
- the fbp gene encoding class 1 fructose-bisphosphatase produces MPTTQFMTLGRHIIEEQSKYAGATGELSKLLHDLSLAAKVISLEVNKAGLVDIIGYTGDNNVHGEQVKKLDILAHEMLIKAMDHGGHLCVMASEEEEDIIQIPQRFNIGKYVLLFDPLDGSSNIDANISIGTIFSIYRRVSPDGGPGTMEDCLQPGINQVAAGYVIYGSSTMLVYTAGSGVHGFTLDPAFGEFLLSHSNIQTPKKSKIYSINEGNYLYWHPGLKKYIKYLQEEDKASNRPFSSRYIGSMVADIHRNLLYGGIFMYPADSRNPHGKLRLQYECNPMAFIVEQAGGRATNGKKRIMEIQPEKLHQRVPVFIGSEEDVRTVEKFMAEAEVPVN; encoded by the coding sequence ATGCCAACCACACAATTTATGACTTTAGGTCGTCACATAATTGAGGAACAATCAAAATATGCTGGTGCAACCGGAGAACTTTCAAAATTGCTTCACGATCTTTCATTAGCTGCAAAGGTTATTTCGCTGGAAGTAAACAAAGCAGGACTTGTGGACATCATAGGTTACACGGGTGATAATAATGTTCACGGTGAACAAGTTAAAAAACTTGATATACTCGCACACGAGATGTTAATTAAGGCAATGGATCATGGCGGACATCTCTGCGTAATGGCATCGGAAGAGGAAGAAGATATTATTCAAATACCACAAAGATTTAATATTGGTAAATACGTTCTTCTCTTTGATCCACTGGATGGCTCATCAAACATCGATGCGAACATCAGCATAGGTACAATTTTTTCTATTTACAGAAGAGTTTCTCCGGATGGCGGACCGGGAACAATGGAAGATTGTTTACAGCCGGGAATCAACCAGGTAGCAGCAGGTTATGTTATTTACGGTTCAAGTACGATGCTTGTATATACAGCTGGAAGCGGTGTGCATGGTTTTACTCTCGATCCTGCCTTTGGTGAATTTCTTCTTTCTCATTCGAATATTCAAACTCCAAAGAAATCAAAAATCTACAGCATTAATGAAGGTAATTATCTTTACTGGCATCCAGGTTTAAAAAAATATATCAAGTATTTGCAGGAAGAGGACAAAGCATCTAATCGTCCCTTTTCATCAAGGTACATCGGTTCAATGGTTGCCGATATTCATCGTAATCTTTTGTATGGCGGAATATTTATGTATCCTGCTGATTCAAGAAATCCACATGGCAAATTACGATTACAATATGAATGTAATCCGATGGCATTCATTGTAGAACAAGCTGGCGGAAGAGCAACTAACGGTAAGAAAAGAATAATGGAAATTCAGCCGGAAAAACTTCATCAGCGTGTACCTGTTTTTATTGGCAGTGAAGAAGATGTGAGAACAGTCGAGAAATTTATGGCTGAAGCAGAAGTACCGGTTAACTAG
- a CDS encoding tryptophan 2,3-dioxygenase, translating into MAITYSEYLKLGELLDNQKCLSNDHDEMLFIVIHQAYELWFKEILHELDYLRRLLLSNDLPRALHTTKRILTILKVLVHQTDILETMTPLEFLTFRDRLESASGFQSFQFRELEFALGQKNEQILNRFNELSDERVKLQKRFEEESLWQVFLEYLRLNGFKITDEMIKADKEDESTGLKEILIDVYNSNYMIAQFCELLVDLDEGFQEWRYRHVKMVERTIGTKQGTGGSDGVKYLMATLSIKFFPLLWSIRKDFNK; encoded by the coding sequence ATGGCGATAACATATTCGGAATACCTAAAGCTTGGGGAACTGCTCGACAACCAAAAATGTCTATCGAATGATCACGATGAAATGCTCTTTATTGTAATTCATCAAGCGTATGAGTTGTGGTTTAAAGAGATACTTCACGAGCTGGATTACTTAAGAAGACTTTTGCTATCAAATGATTTGCCGAGAGCACTTCATACAACAAAACGAATTCTTACAATATTAAAAGTGCTTGTTCATCAGACAGATATACTTGAAACGATGACACCGTTGGAATTCCTTACTTTTCGCGACAGGCTTGAATCTGCAAGTGGATTTCAGTCATTCCAGTTTCGTGAACTTGAGTTTGCACTAGGACAAAAGAATGAGCAGATATTAAATCGTTTCAATGAACTGAGTGATGAAAGAGTAAAACTTCAGAAAAGATTTGAAGAGGAATCTCTGTGGCAGGTTTTCCTTGAATATTTGAGATTGAACGGTTTTAAAATAACTGATGAAATGATAAAAGCTGATAAGGAAGATGAATCAACCGGATTGAAAGAAATCCTGATTGATGTATACAACAGCAATTATATGATTGCGCAATTTTGCGAATTGCTTGTCGATCTTGATGAAGGCTTCCAGGAATGGCGTTACAGGCATGTTAAAATGGTTGAAAGAACAATCGGAACAAAGCAGGGAACAGGCGGTTCCGATGGAGTTAAATATTTGATGGCAACTTTATCGATCAAATTCTTCCCTTTGCTTTGGTCAATCAGAAAGGATTTCAACAAATGA
- a CDS encoding DUF4476 domain-containing protein, with amino-acid sequence MKTFLFLILLSSFVIAQNVKDHQQLPNDRPISIIERISYNLEMLERDYLTKLSYRDYVRAKDILIETYDLLLTIPLPPPPTPIEEGPFPISEEEFSDLVESIENESFQENQLSIVQISSRYNFFTVNQVVRVIELFSFSEGKLKTLEYLYPNVLDKFNSHQIINSFTYSSDKEKATEIINRN; translated from the coding sequence GTGAAAACTTTTCTATTCCTAATTCTGCTAAGTTCATTTGTGATTGCACAGAATGTTAAAGACCATCAGCAATTACCAAATGACCGGCCGATAAGCATTATTGAAAGAATCTCTTACAATCTTGAGATGCTCGAAAGGGATTATTTAACCAAGCTTAGTTACCGTGATTATGTGCGTGCTAAAGATATTCTAATCGAGACTTACGATCTGCTTCTTACAATTCCACTTCCGCCGCCGCCAACACCAATAGAAGAAGGGCCATTTCCGATAAGTGAAGAAGAATTCAGTGATCTTGTTGAAAGTATTGAAAATGAATCCTTCCAGGAAAATCAGCTTTCGATCGTTCAAATTTCATCACGTTATAATTTTTTTACGGTTAACCAGGTAGTAAGAGTGATTGAACTATTTTCTTTCTCCGAAGGCAAGCTGAAAACGCTTGAATACTTATATCCAAACGTACTTGATAAATTCAATTCACACCAGATAATTAATTCATTTACATATTCATCTGACAAAGAAAAAGCAACCGAAATTATCAACAGGAATTAA
- a CDS encoding DinB family protein produces MRPEAGDYATYYENYIKLVEGDDILKILNEQSKRTQDILNSFSEHKGNYRYADGKWTVKEVIGHLLDTERVFAYRALCIARGEKKSLPGFDQDDYVKEGNFNSRELFELNYDFRLLRESNILMFRSFTPEMMRKRGYANDTSVTVLAILYMIAGHEKHHMKILKEKYL; encoded by the coding sequence ATGAGACCTGAAGCTGGTGACTACGCAACTTACTACGAAAACTATATTAAGCTTGTTGAAGGTGACGATATTCTGAAAATACTCAATGAGCAAAGCAAACGGACGCAAGACATTTTAAATTCGTTCTCTGAGCACAAAGGTAATTACAGGTATGCTGATGGAAAATGGACTGTCAAAGAAGTTATTGGACATCTGCTGGATACAGAAAGAGTTTTTGCTTATCGTGCTTTATGTATCGCAAGAGGGGAAAAGAAATCACTGCCGGGTTTTGATCAGGATGATTATGTGAAGGAAGGAAATTTCAACAGCCGTGAATTGTTTGAGTTAAATTATGATTTCAGACTTCTGAGAGAATCAAATATTCTTATGTTCAGAAGCTTTACTCCTGAAATGATGAGAAAAAGAGGATACGCAAACGACACTTCTGTAACTGTCCTGGCGATTTTATATATGATTGCCGGTCACGAAAAACACCATATGAAAATACTGAAAGAAAAATATCTGTAA
- a CDS encoding 3-deoxy-D-manno-octulosonic acid transferase, which yields MKNLWQILYNIFFIPLLYVSLVFISLFNKKIRTGISGRKRIFEDLILTRLSLDLTKKIIWFHSSSLGEFEQAKPIIEKLKKETNTNIVVSFFSPSGYENSKKYPYADIITYLPFDSKWRAKRFIDIVSPDLAVFMRYDIWPNHIWTLKEKKIPCLLVDATMKKKSPRKFPLAKSFHKYLFEDFSKILTVSSEDADGFKSFKCKNVQIKVVGDTRFDRVYNRSLASKNAKIINPEILKNKRVLVAGSTWQQDEDVLIPVFLKLLKNDKRALLIIAPHEPTLLHLEKLEHEFSGETDTIRLSHINNYNNQRVIIVDSIGVLSILYSYAGAAFIGGSFKINVHNVLEAAVYGVPVLFGPKIDNSQEAKNLVEAGGGILVKDKKEFYRELRKLFNDENLLNKCGQSSFDFVHKNVGATDRIIKEIFGG from the coding sequence ATGAAGAATCTCTGGCAAATTCTATACAATATCTTCTTCATTCCATTACTCTATGTATCTCTCGTTTTCATCTCGCTATTTAATAAGAAGATACGTACTGGAATATCCGGCAGGAAAAGAATATTTGAAGATTTGATTTTAACCCGGCTCAGTTTGGACTTAACAAAAAAAATAATCTGGTTTCATTCTTCGTCGCTGGGAGAATTTGAACAGGCAAAACCGATAATTGAAAAACTTAAAAAAGAAACCAACACAAATATTGTAGTGAGCTTCTTTTCTCCCTCAGGATACGAAAATTCAAAGAAGTATCCGTATGCCGACATTATTACTTATTTACCTTTCGATTCTAAATGGAGAGCTAAAAGATTTATTGATATTGTGTCACCTGATTTAGCTGTATTCATGCGATATGATATCTGGCCGAATCATATCTGGACATTGAAGGAAAAGAAAATTCCCTGCCTTCTAGTTGATGCAACGATGAAGAAAAAATCACCGCGAAAATTTCCGCTAGCAAAATCATTTCATAAATATCTATTTGAAGATTTTTCCAAAATACTGACAGTTTCATCAGAGGATGCTGATGGTTTTAAAAGCTTCAAATGCAAAAATGTTCAGATAAAGGTTGTTGGCGACACACGATTTGACAGAGTTTATAACAGGAGTCTTGCATCAAAAAATGCAAAAATCATTAATCCTGAAATACTGAAGAACAAGCGAGTACTTGTCGCCGGAAGCACCTGGCAGCAGGATGAAGACGTTCTAATTCCTGTCTTCTTAAAATTATTGAAGAACGATAAACGTGCATTGTTGATTATCGCGCCTCATGAACCGACATTGCTTCATCTTGAAAAATTGGAGCATGAATTTTCCGGAGAAACAGATACAATCCGCTTATCGCATATAAACAACTATAACAATCAGCGGGTTATCATTGTTGATTCAATTGGAGTTTTGTCAATACTTTACAGTTACGCTGGCGCTGCATTCATCGGCGGTAGCTTTAAAATCAACGTCCACAATGTACTTGAAGCTGCTGTGTATGGTGTTCCCGTTCTGTTCGGACCCAAAATTGATAATTCACAAGAAGCAAAAAATTTGGTCGAAGCCGGCGGTGGAATATTAGTAAAAGATAAGAAGGAATTTTACCGGGAACTGCGGAAATTATTTAACGATGAAAACTTACTAAACAAATGCGGACAAAGTTCTTTTGATTTTGTCCACAAAAACGTTGGTGCTACTGACAGAATAATAAAAGAAATATTCGGAGGATAA